A genomic region of Bactrocera dorsalis isolate Fly_Bdor chromosome 3, ASM2337382v1, whole genome shotgun sequence contains the following coding sequences:
- the LOC105227732 gene encoding peptidyl-alpha-hydroxyglycine alpha-amidating lyase 2, with protein sequence MSNNKMSSMEKLCGLAFILVALAFDRSACSHLPTHRIDYPEDALTLNERFFNDVRALIKRRIKENAALQELHMDNENGVGVGGGGSGSNSNEFAANYERSSDGAGGEDSASRSVVTPPPLVPTPVLVENWPTESHSFGQVTAVSIDPQGNPVIFHRADRYWDANTFNDSNIFYLIEYGPIKEKTIYVLDPKTGAIKSGWGEDMFYMPHGLTIDVHGNYWITDVAMHQAFKFKPFDNQPLLTIGKRFKPGSSLNHLCKPTSIAVATTGEFFIADGYCNSRILKFNAAGHILRTIPQPPEFLSLQVPHGITLLEHLDLLCIADRENMRVVCPKAGLKSSQGEGQPAATIQEPDLGRVFGVAAYGDIVYAVNGPTSMLPVRGFTIDPRSETIIGHWGEFKNPHSIAVCVNGSALYVTEIGTNHQTNKVWKYVLV encoded by the exons ATGAGCAACAACAAGATGTCGAGCATGGAGAAGTTGTGCGGTTTGGCTTTCATTTTGGTCGCGTTGGCTTTCGACAGGAGCGCGTGCAGCCACTTGCCAACTCATCGCATCGATTATCCCGAGGATGCGTTGACGCTGAACGAACGGTTCTTCAACGACGTGCGAGCGCTGATAAAGCGGCGCATCAAGGAAAATGCCGCG TTGCAAGAGCTGCATATGGACAATGAAAATGGCGTCGGCGTCGGCGGAGGTGGCAGCGGCAGTAACAGTAATGAGTTTGCAGCTAATTATGAACGCAGCAGTGATGGCGCGGGCGGAGAGGACAGCGCTAGTAGGAGTGTTGTAACGCCACCACCGTTGGTGCCAACACCCGTGCTGGTGGAGAACTGGCCCACCGAGAGCCACTCCTTCGGACAGGTTACAGCCGTGTCCATAGATCCGCAAGGCAATCCGGTCATCTTCCATCGCGCCGACAGATATTGGGATGCTAA cacttTTAACGACAGCAATATATTCTATTTGATCGAATATGGGCCGATTAAGGAGAAGACCATCTATGTGCTGGATCCCAAAACCGGTGCTATAAAGTCCGGTTGGGGTGAGGACATGTTCTACATGCCACATGGTTTGACTATAGATGTGCATGGCAACTACTGGATAACGGACGTGGCAATGCATCAGGCATTCAAG TTCAAGCCATTTGACAACCAACCGCTGCTCACCATAGGAAAACGCTTCAAGCCCGGCTCCTCCCTCAACCATCTCTGCAAGCCCACTTCCATTGCAGTGGCAACAACAGGCGAG TTCTTTATCGCCGACGGCTACTGCAATAGTCGCATATTGAAATTCAACGCTGCTGGACACATTCTACGCACCATACCACAACCACCGG aaTTCCTCTCACTACAAGTGCCGCATGGCATCACTCTGCTGGAGCACCTTGATCTCTTGTGCATTGCCGATCGTGAAAATATGCGCGTCGTTTGTCCAAA AGCCGGCTTGAAATCGTCTCAGGGTGAGGGTCAGCCCGCTGCCACCATACAAGAGCCCGATTTGGGTCGCGTTTTCGGCGTAGCCGCTTACGGTGACATTGTTTATGCTGTAAACGGGCCGACATCGATGTTGCCGGTGCGCGGTTTCACCATCGATCCACGCTCCGAGACCATCATCGGTCACTGGGGTGAATTCAAGAATCCGCACTCAATAGCGGTGTGTGTCAACGGCTCGGCGTTGTATGTGACCGAGATCGGTACAAATCATCAGACCAACAAAGTATGGAAATATGTTTTGGTTTAA
- the LOC105227731 gene encoding uncharacterized protein LOC105227731: protein MTNPKIKKSNKKSSEAIVNVQHQQNNAENNELLNVLNDSDDGVELNLDDYSFGASSNSEGLGEEEDEANSCSSFSLQECINEFRARRIRRLSTQSREVTQVDELASGFVTEKNETKTFPDPADADLINQNRSNKEHERKCKPCRDGFCYCFTSDSGEGGGMCNAASASTRAAHVRHARRHRRSDCQEPGTLMPRSNTKPVDNGNGGPVSFKMPTEKESQALPKNPPKQERTKRNFTAEATSNAKELTAISRLETSAPDAPLIHIIQELHNNCVISEVRVNKHKLQASRQQSQSLNIPQITKSSPEKVTRTQMTRNMCEPTAPPLDSWNTANKPVKMKRETFAGPVLDKISEFDSMSDAFAYSTPLTSSSKHTDNGRRRHKGGGRLLQKRLSLSSVHYRPRRSLHAPPPKPPRTYFCLEEKSTVSSLSSTSPSLREAERILDEFLIRKGAMVRDAEKQIEKRNGKVDKASQVEMEKVLYASDRRRQQRKSCPTSLTEITPRRLPILPSCPSLSDLERSAMDSTKKYSNYEKNIRQIVEKPIKELTFGWKEPKITEMLNCDTNVKKRQFRSQAVQAEPQQTIGWQIPPKVDLDTVDGVCSNLAANIATKDTPVKSPPISTPKRARESQKFVWREQWRNLSPWCNKKSKGGDRTLKSSLKSSSRGLLNSSKKKILRLVTPKRDNLQPRRNYSSHSVGIQTSADELQAYEPSVTPQSPPGSYHSAVQTSTQTTTPTCSQNTNETEPQSFDFSRKVQAPPKKAPRATTSRKLNFPLGGCTEGNCTSCDGGTLSTSMKTKTYRSYHGDLDQDVTLSKLGYILGNIRAKLEASDEHAVRTFEEIGRREQRAVGFDCTDGHHRHQKTSSAARQRQEKRNIYQQEPIYSEIEEDSIHITGTPQYDNTTSAKELPVKPDVEVLYARVNKANKKPKSQSPQTTPIALGKLLHDSLRNLNTTSRANQLPTLQELSASDTSYMSPPQPHVSASDTSMTLSHCQSLNNVRMQEHHSPPKRDRNLSKSDLSLHRSEIFLDNLCRSELIADHENGERTEKINNSVLNKSGSSLRSDSMSHINTYRHFSTSTPTPNDSISYDTPNDADFDNVSQAAVSQLELSLASESMTSVAQNTPNKQFAPKFTTKSNLSTQRSSSCNPSSDIAFTSPSTRHQQSSSCPATPRKVQSDLQTQLPHTSSLKEIHQILEEDQQSVVGEQRKYSTPNTSTYGDIPPTNHAQSCIETPSSSNNFARYQRLKNALRKSFKRSTKFVKKETQRLSSSFSFPTPNIALTKSINAHNQTDPQLQSTTSTYDLDTLFALDEQAPVVEQLAQAVTICRQLPEVEISPEMVEAERLLLFSRLRRDVWPQRPLAAAMKAATRAAEQHTHRFYIDGMRLPVKVDVNQDFFFNYFYIVTFECGGVIKSTQSVECHNGQAIFSECGIEFASGLSEEDAVVRCDVFMLRLRKVSTLSLEPKRAVVKLPTARTPGTASSSSSADEIVSRFRLHASFTVNARNFVPYEYVACETKHTNKLCLRASTQNCLLPLTPRTKSTNLCAEIQLCGRAEIRFPKHTYSGFLNVQDPHTQHNWNRRWCSLDGLHLSVWSDENQMDDKLLLTLDMRTNVQTMPLQAASRELCARARSFCLQCALQKAGEAVDTATVFFAADTQDELDVWLAQLNEVLAFVHKWLRGVDDISG, encoded by the exons ATGACCaatccgaaaataaaaaaatcaaataaaaaatctagCGAGGCTATTGTAAATGTGCAACATCAACAAAATAATGCTGAAAATAATGAACTGCTAAATGTGCTTAATGACTCTGATGATGGTGTAGAATTGAATTTAGACG ATTACTCCTTTGGAGCTTCATCTAATTCTGAAGGCTTAGGGGAAGAGGAAGATGAAGCTAATTCCTGCTCATCCTTCAGCTTACAGGAATGCATAAATGAATTTCGTGCGAGGCGTATACGTCGGTTATCCACGCAAAGCCGTGAAGTAACTCAAGTCGACGAATTAGCGAGTGGATTTGtaacagaaaaaaatgaaacGAAAACTTTCCCCGATCCAGCCGATGCCGATTTGATAAATCAGAACCGTTCTAACAAAGAACATGAGCGCAAGTGTAAACCCTGCCGTGATGGTTTCTGTTACTGTTTTACAAGTGACAGTGGCGAAGGGGGTGGTATGTGCAATGCTGCATCAGCGAGCACACGTGCCGCACACGTGCGACATGCAAGACGGCACAGACGTTCAGATTGTCAAGAG CCCGGTACATTAATGCCACGGTCCAACACCAAACCAGTGGACAATGGGAATGGTGGTCCAGTTAGCTTCAAGATGCCTACTGAAAAAGAGTCTCAAGCCTTGCCAAAAAATCCCCCTAAGCAAGAAAGAACAAAACGGAACTTCACTGCTGAAGCTACTTCTAATGCAAAAGAACTTACGGCGATCAGTCGGTTAGAGACCAGTGCGCCAGACGCCCCATTAATACATATCATCCAAGAGTTGCATAACAACTGTGTAATATCTGAAGTACGCGTTAACAAACACAAACTGCAAGCTAGTCGACAACAAAGTCAAAGTTTAAATATTCCCCAAATAACCAAATCGTCGCCAGAGAAAGTTACACGCACACAAATGACTCGAAATATGTGTGAGCCTACTGCACCACCTTTAGATAGTTGGAATACGGCGAATAAACCAGTTAAAATGAAAAGAGAAACGTTTGCTGGTCCAGTTCTAGATAAAATAAGTGAATTTGATTCCATGTCTGATGCATTCGCATATTCAACACCACTCACAAGCAGTTCAAAACATACTGATAACGGTCGACGTAGGCACAAAGGCGGAGGTCGTTTGCTGCAAAAGCGGTTAAGCCTATCATCAGTGCATTATAGACCACGTCGATCACTGCATGCACCGCCACCTAAGCCGCCCCGCACTTACTTTTGCTTAGAGGAAAAATCCACTGTGTCATCCCTATCTTCCACTTCGCCTTCGTTACGTGAAGCTGAACGCATACTCGATGAGTTCTTGATAAGAAAAGGTGCAATGGTAAGAGATGCTGAGAAACAAATTGAAAAGCGCAATGGAAAAGTGGACAAAGCTTCTCAGGTGGAAATGGAGAAGGTGTTGTATGCGTCAGATAGGAGACGACAGCAACGAAAATCTTGCCCAACGA GCTTGACCGAAATAACGCCGCGTCGATTGCCGATCTTACCATCTTGCCCCTCTCTCAGCGATCTCGAACGGTCCGCTATGGATTCCACTAAGAAATATtctaattatgaaaaaaatatacgaCAAATCGTTGAAAAGCCCATAAAAGAACTCACATTCGGTTGGAAAGAGCCTAAGATTACTGAAATGCTCAATTGTGACACTAACGTTAAGAAGCGACAATTTAGATCACAAGCAGTGCAGGCTGAACCACAACAAACGATTGGTTGGCAAATACCACCAAAGGTGGATCTCGACACCGTCGATGGTGTATGTTCAAATTTGGCTGCGAATATTGCCACTAAAGACACACCTGTCAAATCACCGCCCATTTCTACGCCAAAGAGGGCACGCGAATCACAAAAGTTTGTTTGGCGCGAACAATGGCGTAATCTCTCACCTTGGTGTAATAAAAAATCCAAAGGTGGTGATCGAACCTTAAAAAGTAGCTTGAAATCATCATCACGCGGACTTTTGAACAGTTCGAAGAAGAAAATTTTACGTTTGGTTACGCCCAAACGTGATAATTTGCAGCCACGTAGGAACTATTCATCTCACAGTGTGGGCATTCAAACGTCTGCAGATGAGCTGCAGGCCTATGAACCCAGTGTTACCCCACAATCGCCACCAGGCAGCTATCATTCTGCTGTTCAAACCTCAACGCAGACTACAACTCCTACCTGCTCACAGAATACCAATGAAACCGAACCACAGAGTTTCGATTTCTCTCGCAAAGTTCAAGCGCCTCCTAAAAAAGCTCCACGAGCAACTACGTCACGTAAATTGAATTTCCCACTTGGTGGCTGTACGGAAGGAAACTGCACTTCTTGCGACGGTGGCACACTTAGTACGTCTATGAAGACGAAAACTTATCGTTCGTATCATGGCGATTTGGATCAGGACGTGACGCTTTCCAAGTTGGGTTACATACTTGGGAATATACGTGCAAAGTTGGAGGCCAGTGATGAACATGCGGTGCGAACTTTTGAG GAAATTGGAAGGCGTGAACAGCGCGCTGTTGGGTTCGACTGCACAGATGGGCACCATCGTCACCAGAAAACGAGTTCAGCGGCAAGACAGCGACAAGAGAAGCGCAATATTTACCAACAGGAGCCGATTTATTCCGAAATTGAAGAAGACAGCATACACATAACAGGCACTCCGCAATATGACAATACAACCAGTGCCAAAGAACTGCCAGTTAAACCGGATGTAGAAGTGCTATATGCCAGAGTTAACAAGGCTaacaaaaagccaaaatctCAGTCACCGCAAACAACACCTATCGCCTTGGGAAAGCTTTTACATGATTCCCTGCGCAATTTAAACACTACTTCGCGTGCCAACCAATTGCCAACGCTGCAGGAATTGTCAGCCAGCGACACTTCGTACATGTCGCCGCCGCAACCACATGTCAGCGCTTCAGACACTTCGATGACGCTATCGCATTGTCAGTCGCTTAACAATGTGCGCATGCAGGAGCATCATTCACCACCAAAACGAGATCGGAATTTGAGTAAATCGGATCTGTCATTACATCgtagtgaaatatttttagacaATCTTTGTCGGAGTGAACTGATAGCGGATCACGAAAACGGCGAGCGTACTGAAAAGATAAATAAT agtgTTCTCAACAAATCTGGCAGTTCCTTGCGTTCTGATTCGATGAGCCACATAAATACTTATCGCCATTTCTCAACTTCTACTCCAACTCCAAATGATTCCATCTCCTATGACACGCCAAATGATGCGGATTTTGATAACGTTTCTCAGGCCGCAGTTAGTCAATTAGAGTTAAGCTTGGCTAGCGAGTCGATGACTTCGGTTGCACAGAACACACCTAACAAGCAATTTGCTCCCAAATTTACGACTAAG TCAAATTTAAGCACTCAGCGCTCGTCCAGCTGCAACCCTTCCAGCGATATTGCCTTTACATCGCCTTCAACTAGACATCAGCAGAGCAGTAGCTGCCCTGCAACACCAAGAAAAGTGCAATCAGACTTGCAGACACAACTACCACACACCTCTAGTCTCAAAGAAATCCATCAAATACTGGAAGAAGATCAACAAAGCGTTGTGGGAGAACAACGAAAGTATTCCACACCAAACACCAGCACTTATGGTGACATACCACCAACCAACCACGCACAAAGCTGCATCGAAACACCCTCCAGTAGCAATAATTTTGCACGTTATCAACGTTTAAAGAACGCCTTGCGAAAATCCTTTAAGCGCAGcacaaaatttgtcaaaaaagaaacacaacGTCTGTCCAGCTCCTTCAGTTTTCCCACGCCAAATATTGCCTTAACGAAAAGCATAAATGCGCACAACCAAACCGATCCACAGCTACAAAGCACCACTTCCACATACGACCTAGACACTTTGTTCGCATTGGATGAGCAAGCGCCAGTGGTGGAGCAATTGGCGCAAGCAGTAACTATATGCCGACAACTGCCGGAGGTTGAGATTTCACCCGAAATGGTGGAAGCTGAACGTTTGTTACTTTTCTCACGCCTCCGGCGCGATGTGTGGCCACAGCGGCCGCTGGCAGCGGCAATGAAAGCAGCGACGCGCGCTGCTGAGCAACACACGCATCGCTTCTACATAGACGGCATGCGTTTGCCGGTCAAAGTGGATGTCAATCAGGACttctttttcaattacttttatatAGTGACTTTTGAATGTGGTGGTGTCATAAAATCCACACAATCCGTAGAGTGTCACAATGGCCAGGCGATATTTAGTGAATGTGGCATTGAATTCGCCAGTGGTTTGTCGGAAGAGGATGCTGTTGTGCGCTGCGATGTTTTTATGTTGCGCTTACGCAAAGTGTCGACACTATCACTCGAGCCGAAGCGCGCCGTAGTG aaactcCCCACCGCACGCACTCCCGGCACAGCGTCATCCTCTTCGTCTGCAGATGAAATCGTCTCGCGTTTCCGTCTGCACGCCAGTTTCACTGTGAACGCTCGCAATTTTGTGCCTTATGAATATGTGGCCTGTGAAACGAAGCACACAAATAAACTTTGTTTGCGTGCCAGCACTCAAAATTGCCTGCTACCTTTGACACCGCGCACAAAATCTACAAATCTCTGCGCGGAAATTCAATTATGCGGCCGTGCCGAGATACGTTTCCCCAAACACACCTACAGCGGCTTCCTGAACGTGCAAGATCCACATACCCAACATAATTGGAATCGCCGCTGGTGCAGCCTAGACGGCTTACATTTGAGCGTGTGGTCGGATGAAAATCAAATGGATGACAAACTACTGCTTACGCTGGATATGCGTACGAATGTGCAGACCATGCCACTGCAGGCGGCTTCGCGTGAGCTGTGTGCACGCGCTCGCTCCTTCTGTTTGCAGTGCGCGCTGCAGAAAGCTGGTGAAGCGGTGGATACCGCGACTGTCTTTTTCGCTGCGGACACGCAAGATGAGCTGGACGTGTGGTTGGCGCAGTTAAACGAAGTGCTGGCATTTGTGCATAAGTGGCTACGTGGGGTTGACGACATTAGCGGTTAA
- the LOC105227730 gene encoding protein angel yields the protein MSKILIRVLNSIQLFNATKPFGNIFEQVWHFQTQTISRWQLTNKMGRRWERVKSETEKAIGNSKTYTLLSYNILAQDLLTEHLYLYIGVEPSMLRWDHRLLRLTEEIQYIKPDILCLQEMQFNHVKSLVKHISFKRELEYVFKKKTGHRTDGCAIIYDRSKFRLLSERPVEYYTPGDAVLNRDNIALLAKFAVRKEPQKKFIIATTHLLYNPKRQDVRIAQVEKLMGAIQQYSAETEGENSAFLPVILTGDFNFEPKTRPHQLLSEPCKSTPAAQKLSESEVAGDSQQQTSREYYLKAPDKDANRLQMMPLDFGMQTASTFQDKWITVDYVLQSVDKNRKKIQIRSVYSLPNINDCVRTGAIPNKYLGSDHYSLGIKFSVF from the coding sequence ATGTCCAAAATTCTTATTCGCGTTTTAAATTCGATTCAACTATTTAACGCGACAAAACCCTTTGGAAACATCTTTGAGCAAGTGTGGCATTTCCAGACACAAACGATAAGCAGGTggcaattaacaaacaaaatggGGCGCAGGTGGGAGCGAGTGAAGAGTGAAACGGAGAAGGCAATTGGAAACAGCAAAACTTATACTTTGTTGTCATATAATATACTTGCACAAGATTTATTAACGGAACATCTGTACCTTTACATAGGCGTTGAGCCATCAATGTTGCGCTGGGATCATAGGCTTTTACGTTTGACGGAAGAGATTCAGTACATAAAACCTGATATACTCTGTTTACAAGAAATGCAATTTAATCACGTAAAAAGTTTGGTCAAACATATTAGCTTTAAAAGAGAACTAGAATATGTGTTCAAAAAGAAGACTGGACACAGAACCGATGGTTGTGCAATTATCTACGATAGAAGTAAATTTAGACTACTGTCAGAGCGGCCTGTAGAGTATTATACCCCTGGTGATGCCGTTCTCAATCGCGACAATATTGCGTTACTAGCAAAATTTGCGGTTAGGAAGGAAccacaaaagaaatttattatagCCACAACGCACTTACTTTACAATCCAAAAAGGCAAGATGTACGCATCGCACAAGTGGAAAAACTAATGGGTGCTATTCAGCAGTACTCTGCGGAAACGGAGGGAGAAAATAGTGCATTCCTACCGGTAATTTTAACAGGCGATTTTAATTTTGAACCCAAAACCAGGCCACATCAACTGTTATCTGAACCGTGTAAATCTACACCAGCCGCTCAAAAATTGTCTGAATCTGAGGTTGCTGGTGACAGCCAGCAACAAACTAGCagagaatattatttaaaagcaCCAGACAAAGATGCAAATAGACTGCAAATGATGCCACTAGATTTTGGTATGCAAACTGCTTCAACGTTTCAGGACAAATGGATAACGGTTGACTACGTACTCCAATCTGTTGATAAGAATCGGAAGAAAATTCAAATACGATCTGTCTACTCGCTACCAAATATTAATGACTGCGTACGTACGGGTGCTATACCCAACAAGTACCTAGGTTCGGACCATTACTCGTTAGGCATAAAATTCTCAGTATTTTAG
- the LOC105227728 gene encoding sorting nexin-16, with product MSLRAIKKRENQQTSSTGARQTLFKKSNTSPQQRKPLLTASGANNSNNILKPNNTAIFKQSSSLHSLRNLQNQHTLLDRAVHSSPELRHPQSADNDTVESLAHVVRTKSDGDLRALLKSCTGNAADTTGRGLIGAKSEVCLESISSHSYQDGSQTTSISSDTTPTPPTTLRTNIIKPIGSLHHPTTNTTGNMLSGARSHRDLSQSAYAANTGTYDITLSPTSRRMSECSLNSSTNFSQRTSAMSSSVLTLSSNNPATNEPNTVMRVPIIGYEVMEERARFTVYKLRVENPMTNDCWLVLRRYTDFVRLNTKLKQLFPNVVLLLPRKKIFGDNFNAVFLDNRVQGLQIFVNSIMAKEELRKCKLVREFFCLDEPPSYSESMEECRAIFEAQEETIAHLKVQINSKNELILSLQQKLRDEIAEKEQLKNAIKDASTNCAQCAAGEQSAP from the exons ATGTCTCTACGTGCAATTAAGAAACGTGAAAATCAGCAAACTTCGTCAACTGGCGCACGCCAAACGCTCTTTAAGAAATCCAATACATCTCCACAACAACGCAAGCCGCTATTAACGGCAAGTGGTGCTAACAACAGTAACAATATCTTGAAGCCTAATAATACTGCCATTTTTAAACAATCAAGTAGTCTACATTCACTACGCAATCTACAGAACCAACACACCTTACTCGATCGCGCCGTACACTCCAGTCCGGAGCTACGTCATCCGCAAAGTGCAGACAACGATACGGTTGAAAGCCTCGCGCATGTAGTACGCACCAAATCAGATGGCGATTTGCGTGCATTGCTGAAAAGTTGTACGGGTAATGCAGCAGACACTACTGGTCGTGGCTTAATTGGTGCTAAATCAGAGGTGTGCTTAGAATCCATTTCTTCGCATAGCTACCAAGACGGAAGTCAAACCACATCTATATCAAGTGATACAACTCCAACACCACCTACAACATTGcgtacaaatattattaaacctATTGGTTCGCTACATCATCCAACAACCAATACCACTGGCAATATGTTGTCCGGTGCGCGCTCACATCGTGACCTCTCACAGTCAGCTTACGCCGCCAATACCGGCACGTATGACATCACACTTTCACCAACAAGCCGACGTATGAGCGAATGTAGTTTAAATTCGAGTACGAACTTTTCGCAACGCACCAGTGCAATGTCCAGCAGTGTGTTAACACTTTCATCAAATAACCCTGCCACAAATGAGCCGAACACAGTGATGCGTGTGCCCATAATCGGTTATGAGGTAATGGAGGAACGTGCGCGTTTTACTGTGTACAAATTGCGTGTAGAAAACCCAATGACCAATGATTGTTGGTTAGTGCTGCGACGCTACACAGATTTCGTGCGTTTGAATACGAAACTTAAACAGCTGTTTCCAAATGTTGTGCTGTTATTGCcacgcaaaaaaatatttggtgacAATTTCAATGCCGTCTTCCTGGATAATCGTGTGCAGGGTCtacaaatatttgtcaattccaTAATGGCCAAGGAGGAgttaagaaaatgtaaattggTGCGCGAATTCTTTTGTCTAGATGAACCGCCGTCATACTCTGAATCTATGGAGGAGTGTAGG gcaaTTTTTGAAGCACAAGAAGAAACGATAGCACATTTAAAAGtgcaaataaatagcaaaaacgaATTGATATTAAGTTTACAGCAAAAGCTAAGGgacgaaattgcggaaaaagAGCAGCTAAAAAATGCAATCAA AGACGCATCCACCAATTGCGCGCAGTGCGCTGCTGGGGAGCAGAGCGCTCCCTAA
- the LOC105227729 gene encoding SH3 domain-containing protein Dlish, with the protein MAFLCPVRMRRDKKKATNANIERDLPIPGVGLGRITGSSSIETLVRVGIEKEHGLSPDSKMVVLHDFTPCVDDELEVKRGQIVNILYRENDWVYVIGQDTRQEGFIPYSYCAPYNTQLADLAIKKKLPRDQNVNVQEHNQENMPLLSAESKMELIDDVSAVNAVVNGSNGGGGGGGVGVVPSCGGTNANAGTIGAPPKNSEVNLLLEPECTPFHKEPSGRYIVLYTFIARDENDLSVERGEFVTVLNREDPDWFWIVRSDGQEGFIPSAFVFPAESVLQTQQKMLNVCGTVQDTAALIGGANNNNSAVHKSQTQLNLELTAANLNSNLTSLGQTLTTSAAQLDATCISNLQQQNAAQHQQQQQQIGGISADDLRYHGTELVMLYDYKAQAPDDLNVRRGDWIYADLNNQTVDGWLWAYAPKTRKYGFIPKAYARPPAMTSL; encoded by the exons ATGGCGTTTTTGTGTCCCGTGCGCATGCGGCGCGATAAAAAGAAAG CCACCAACGCCAACATAGAACGCGATTTACCCATTCCTGGTGTTGGCTTAGGACGCATAACCGGTTCGTCCAGCATCGAAACATTAGTACGCGTCGGCATTGAGAAGGAGCACGGTCTCAGTCCAGACTCAAAAATGGTTGTTCTGCACGACTTTACTCCCTGTGTGGATGATGAACTTGAAGTGAAGCGCGGCCAAATAGTCAACATTTTATATCGTGAGAACGACTGGGTCTACGTAATTGGTCAGGATACGCGTCAAGAAGGCTTCATACCATACTCATACTGTGCGCCGTACAACACACAACTGGCCGATCTTGCTATAAAGAAAAAACTACCACGCGATCAAAATGTCAACGTTCAAGAGCATAATCAGGAGAATATGCCACTTTTGAGCGCCGAAAGTAAGATGGAATTAATTGACGATGTAAGTGCTGTCAACGCCGTCGTAAATGGTAGtaatggtggtggtggtggggGTGGGGTTGGTGTTGTGCCTAGCTGTGGTGGCACCAACGCTAATGCCGGAACTATTGGTGCACCACCAAAAAATTCCGAAGTAAATCTGTTGCTAGAACCGGAGTGCACACCATTCCATAAAGAACCCAGCGGCCGTTATATTGTGCTCTACACATTCATAGCACGCGATGAAAATGATTTATCTGTGGAACGTGGCGAATTTGTTACAGTTTTGAATCGTGAAGATCCCGATTGGTTTTGGATTGTGCGAAGTGATGGCCAGGAGGGTTTCATACCATCAGCTTTTGTCTTCCCAGCGGAAAGTGTGctgcaaacacaacaaaaaatgttgaatgtCTGCGGCACAGTACAAGATACGGCTGCTTTGATTGGtggcgccaacaacaacaacagtgccgTACACAAATCacaaacgcaattaaatttagagCTTACTGCGGCCAATTTGAACAGCAATTTAACATCGTTGGGTCAGACGCTAACCACATCGGCAGCCCAGTTGGATGCAACATGCATTAGcaacttgcaacaacaaaatgcagcacagcatcagcagcagcaacagcaaattGGTGGCATTAGCGCAGATGATCTGCGTTACCACGGCACTGAGCTGGTGATGCTTTACGATTATAAG gCGCAAGCGCCAGATGATTTGAATGTGCGCCGAGGCGATTGGATTTATGCAGATCTAAATAATCAAACGGTGGATGGCTGGTTGTGGGCCTACGCTCCCAAAACGAGGAAATATGGTTTTATACCGAAGGCCTACGCACGACCACCGGCCATGACCAGCCTTTAA